In a genomic window of Halobiforma lacisalsi AJ5:
- a CDS encoding dicarboxylate/amino acid:cation symporter, with protein MATRDTKSYWQRYRSIPIVYRIGAAFVLGSVVGLIVGEPVTVLEPLGDIFVRLLSMIVVPIVIFTLLMGIRRISPSTLGRVGGQVIGLYAVMSAIAVVIGLAAANLVNPGTGLTLTEDVEFEPADTPDFLEVIVGIVPENPIGAMAEGDVLATIFFVIVFGLALLLLEEETEDETIRSGVESIFDIVEAGTEALFKIVWGIMEYGVIGVFALMAAVFGQAGIDALVPFALLIGTLLGAILVHIGVVYLGGLIIGLTRQSPVAFLVGSKDAIVTALSIRSSSGTLPVTMANADDNLRINEGVYGFSLPLGATINMDGTAMYQGVVAVFAANLVGVQLTLVEQVTVVLIAVLASIGAGGVPGTGLIMLTLVLTQLGLPLEVVGFVAGVDPILDRLRTMTNVTGDLAVTTVVAHWNDAIDFDSGSWVDPTRGLEIGESVPGGD; from the coding sequence ATGGCAACAAGAGACACAAAATCGTACTGGCAACGGTATCGGTCGATTCCGATCGTCTACCGTATCGGTGCGGCGTTCGTCCTCGGCTCCGTCGTCGGGTTGATCGTCGGCGAACCGGTTACCGTACTCGAGCCGCTGGGCGACATCTTCGTCCGGCTGCTCTCCATGATCGTCGTTCCGATCGTCATCTTCACCCTGCTGATGGGGATCAGGCGGATTTCGCCGTCGACGCTCGGGCGCGTCGGCGGGCAGGTGATCGGCCTGTATGCGGTCATGTCGGCGATCGCGGTCGTCATCGGGCTCGCGGCGGCGAACCTGGTGAATCCGGGGACCGGGCTGACCCTTACCGAGGACGTCGAGTTCGAACCGGCGGACACGCCGGACTTTCTCGAGGTCATCGTCGGCATCGTCCCGGAGAACCCGATCGGCGCGATGGCCGAGGGTGACGTCCTCGCGACGATCTTCTTCGTGATCGTCTTCGGACTGGCACTGTTGTTGCTCGAGGAGGAAACCGAGGACGAGACGATCCGGTCGGGCGTCGAGTCGATCTTCGACATCGTCGAGGCTGGGACCGAGGCGCTGTTCAAGATCGTCTGGGGGATCATGGAGTACGGTGTCATCGGCGTCTTCGCCCTGATGGCCGCCGTCTTCGGCCAGGCCGGTATCGACGCGCTCGTCCCCTTCGCGCTGTTGATCGGGACCCTGCTCGGCGCGATCCTGGTCCACATCGGGGTCGTCTACCTCGGCGGGCTCATCATCGGGCTGACCCGCCAGTCCCCGGTAGCCTTCCTCGTCGGCTCGAAGGACGCGATCGTGACGGCCCTCTCGATCCGCTCCTCGAGCGGGACCCTGCCCGTGACGATGGCAAACGCCGACGACAACCTGCGGATCAACGAGGGGGTCTACGGCTTCTCGCTGCCGCTGGGGGCGACGATCAACATGGACGGGACGGCGATGTACCAGGGAGTCGTGGCGGTCTTCGCCGCAAACCTCGTCGGCGTCCAGTTGACGCTCGTCGAGCAGGTGACGGTCGTCCTCATCGCCGTGCTCGCGAGCATCGGGGCCGGCGGCGTCCCGGGGACGGGCCTGATCATGCTGACGCTCGTGCTGACACAACTCGGGCTCCCGCTCGAGGTGGTCGGCTTCGTGGCCGGTGTCGACCCGATCCTCGACCGCCTGCGGACGATGACGAACGTGACCGGCGACCTCGCCGTGACGACGGTCGTCGCGCACTGGAACGACGCGATCGACTTCGATAGCGGATCGTGGGTGGACCCGACCCGCGGCCTCGAGATCGGCGAATCCGTTCCCGGCGGGGACTGA
- the gatB gene encoding Asp-tRNA(Asn)/Glu-tRNA(Gln) amidotransferase subunit GatB produces the protein MTAQTVQQGDLVTVIGLEVHVQLETDTKIFCGCSTEPTDEPNENVCPVCLGLPGALPVLNEGAVEAAVKIGKAIDADIPEETRFHRKNYYYPDLPKNFQITQYDEPICADGELEISVEGDRRTVTIERAHLEEDPGSLQHVGGGGGIDTAEYTLVDYNRAGTPLMEVVTAPDFRSPDEVRAFLAELEEVLEYLGVFDAERDGSLRIDANLSIIPAEDIEGDAEEIGEDALEAANRTEVKNISSHKGAQKALAYEETRQKNAIQRGRAVEQETRHWDESRGITVSMRSKEEEKDYRYFEEADLPPLQVSGWKEEIAIPELPRARRERFQAEYGLSEEAASKLTSTKQVADFYEDVAGEFDPDLAATWVADNLLGELNYRDMEITEMEGRLEEVTRLVELVAEDEITAKNARETVLRSMLDDGKSPDEIVEEEGLGKTDEDEVQQAVVEAIDENPGAVEDYESGDDGAINFLVGQVMQKTGGSADPGDVNQLLRAELDD, from the coding sequence ATGACTGCCCAAACCGTCCAGCAGGGCGACCTCGTGACCGTCATCGGCCTCGAGGTCCACGTCCAGCTGGAGACCGACACGAAGATCTTCTGTGGTTGCTCGACCGAGCCGACCGACGAGCCCAACGAGAACGTCTGTCCCGTCTGTCTCGGCCTGCCCGGCGCCCTCCCGGTGCTCAACGAGGGCGCGGTCGAAGCCGCGGTGAAGATCGGCAAGGCGATCGACGCCGACATTCCCGAGGAGACCCGGTTCCACCGGAAGAACTACTACTACCCCGACCTCCCGAAGAACTTCCAGATCACCCAGTACGACGAGCCGATCTGTGCCGACGGCGAACTCGAGATCTCCGTCGAGGGCGACCGCCGCACCGTGACGATCGAGCGGGCCCACCTCGAGGAGGACCCCGGGAGCCTCCAGCACGTCGGCGGCGGGGGCGGCATCGACACCGCCGAGTACACCCTCGTCGACTACAACCGCGCCGGCACGCCGCTGATGGAGGTCGTCACCGCGCCGGACTTCCGCAGCCCCGACGAGGTGCGGGCCTTCCTCGCCGAACTCGAGGAAGTGCTCGAGTATCTGGGCGTCTTCGACGCCGAACGGGACGGCAGCCTCCGGATCGACGCTAACCTCTCGATCATTCCCGCGGAGGACATCGAGGGCGACGCCGAGGAGATCGGCGAGGACGCGCTCGAGGCCGCCAACCGGACCGAGGTCAAGAACATCTCGAGTCACAAGGGCGCACAGAAGGCCCTGGCCTACGAGGAGACCCGGCAGAAAAACGCCATCCAGCGCGGCCGCGCGGTCGAGCAGGAGACCCGCCACTGGGACGAGTCCCGCGGGATCACGGTCTCGATGCGCTCGAAGGAAGAGGAGAAGGACTACCGCTACTTCGAGGAGGCCGACCTCCCGCCGCTGCAGGTCTCGGGCTGGAAAGAAGAGATCGCGATCCCGGAACTGCCCCGCGCCCGCCGCGAGCGGTTCCAGGCGGAGTACGGCCTGAGCGAGGAGGCCGCCTCCAAACTCACGTCCACGAAGCAGGTCGCTGACTTCTACGAGGACGTCGCGGGCGAGTTCGACCCCGACCTCGCCGCGACGTGGGTCGCGGACAACCTGCTGGGCGAACTCAACTACCGCGACATGGAAATCACGGAGATGGAGGGCCGACTCGAGGAAGTCACCCGTCTCGTCGAACTCGTCGCGGAAGACGAGATTACGGCGAAGAACGCCCGCGAGACGGTCCTGCGGTCGATGCTCGACGACGGCAAATCGCCGGACGAGATCGTCGAGGAGGAGGGCCTTGGCAAGACCGACGAGGACGAGGTCCAGCAGGCGGTCGTCGAAGCGATCGACGAGAACCCCGGCGCGGTCGAGGACTACGAGTCGGGCGACGACGGCGCGATCAACTTCCTGGTCGGCCAGGTGATGCAAAAGACCGGCGGCAGCGCCGATCCCGGCGACGTCAACCAGTTACTGCGGGCGGAACTCGACGACTGA
- a CDS encoding sensor histidine kinase — protein sequence MEGEIRLLVVGATVPLPTREALSARGIRPVDDAIVEGNLETAGNEETDCVLVDPTDDDAPGPARLADAFDDPAIVAVSDGSPSAADLETPVTAVVRESDLRNRGAVVANRIHTATAATDRTTGGSDERGEDCGPLKRAADALSAVQTIETDPDCDVTGTIERILETAADHLEYPIGYVTRIENGVQEIVAAVGNHRHIQAGATDPLGRTYCRRTIEADEPIVLENAPEQGWDGDPAVERFGLRCYVGARVAVDDEVYGTLCFADDRAREELAVEIQGSVVEALASRVGYELEREQYEAELAEQRDNLEILNEVVRHDIRNDLQLVQAYAKMLEEHVDAEGAEHLEIVRESAENAIDLTTTARDLAEVMLRTDDENERIPLATTLEQQLSEIRSTYPDAAVTLERSPPSVEVIGNDMLGAVFRNLLKNAVQHNDKEVPTVTVRAAVRDGDAEVRIADNGPGVPDSQKEEIFGKGEKGLESEGSGIGLYLVQQLVEECGGEVWVEDNDPEGAVFVVRLPVAA from the coding sequence ATGGAGGGGGAAATTCGTCTACTGGTGGTCGGGGCAACCGTGCCGCTGCCGACGAGGGAGGCGCTGTCGGCCCGGGGAATCCGTCCGGTCGACGACGCGATCGTCGAGGGGAACCTCGAGACGGCCGGAAACGAGGAGACCGACTGTGTGCTGGTCGATCCGACTGACGACGACGCGCCGGGGCCGGCGCGACTCGCGGACGCGTTCGACGATCCGGCGATCGTCGCCGTGAGCGACGGCTCGCCCTCGGCGGCGGACCTCGAGACGCCGGTGACGGCGGTCGTTCGCGAGAGCGATCTCCGGAACCGCGGCGCGGTCGTCGCCAACCGGATCCACACTGCGACCGCTGCCACGGACCGGACAACTGGGGGGAGCGACGAGCGGGGCGAGGACTGCGGGCCACTGAAACGCGCGGCGGACGCCCTGAGCGCCGTCCAGACGATCGAAACCGATCCGGACTGCGACGTCACCGGGACGATCGAGCGGATCCTCGAGACCGCCGCCGATCACCTCGAGTACCCGATCGGCTACGTGACGCGGATCGAGAACGGCGTTCAGGAGATCGTCGCCGCAGTCGGGAATCACAGGCACATTCAGGCGGGAGCGACCGATCCGCTCGGCAGGACCTACTGCCGGCGCACGATCGAGGCCGACGAACCGATCGTCCTCGAGAACGCGCCCGAACAGGGGTGGGACGGGGATCCCGCGGTTGAGCGATTCGGCCTCCGGTGTTACGTCGGCGCCCGCGTCGCCGTCGACGACGAGGTCTACGGAACACTCTGTTTCGCTGATGACCGTGCACGGGAGGAACTCGCCGTCGAGATCCAGGGCTCGGTCGTCGAGGCCCTGGCCAGCCGGGTCGGCTACGAACTCGAGCGCGAGCAGTACGAGGCCGAACTCGCCGAACAGCGGGACAACCTCGAGATCCTCAACGAGGTGGTCCGTCACGACATCCGGAACGACCTCCAGCTCGTCCAGGCGTACGCGAAGATGCTCGAGGAGCACGTCGACGCCGAGGGCGCGGAACACCTCGAGATCGTCCGCGAGAGCGCCGAGAACGCGATCGATCTCACGACCACTGCCCGGGACCTCGCGGAGGTCATGCTCCGGACGGACGACGAGAACGAGCGGATACCGCTCGCTACGACGCTCGAGCAACAGCTCTCGGAGATCCGCTCGACGTATCCCGACGCTGCGGTCACGCTCGAACGGTCGCCGCCGTCGGTCGAGGTCATCGGCAACGATATGCTGGGTGCGGTTTTCCGGAACCTCCTGAAAAATGCCGTCCAGCACAACGACAAGGAGGTGCCGACCGTGACCGTCCGGGCGGCGGTCCGTGACGGAGACGCCGAGGTCCGGATCGCCGACAACGGGCCCGGCGTTCCGGATTCCCAGAAGGAGGAGATCTTCGGGAAAGGCGAAAAGGGACTCGAGAGCGAGGGCAGCGGCATCGGGCTCTACCTGGTTCAACAACTCGTCGAGGAGTGTGGCGGCGAGGTTTGGGTCGAGGACAACGATCCCGAAGGAGCCGTCTTCGTCGTTCGGTTGCCGGTCGCGGCGTGA
- a CDS encoding sodium-dependent transporter, whose product MSSRESWVSNVGFVLASIGSAAGLGNIWRFPWLTAGNGGSAFLVVYLLIVVGVGVPGLLAEFVLGRRGRQTPIGALRALVSSRWGSALGTFNVLTTLVILSFYSVVGGWILHYALVSPTGAYFGQPQQYFGTASYGLQAVGFHLLFLGIVATIVFFGVSSGIERASKVMLPAVVVLLVALAGWTATQPNTAAGYAFYLRFDAEYLAANFPSVLGPAAGQALFTLSVGSGAMLTYASYLDETASLPRDTLVIAVSNTFIGVLAGLVVIPLLFSQGIDPGQGGPGALFVALPPAFASLPGGTVVATAFFGTVLLAAVTSGINLLETPVATLVDVFDVPRRRATLLVSVLLAATGSGLALAGPIFQFVSGTLADLLLTVGLFAFVVIVGWLLGPEALAEFRAGSGRFDPLAESWLLTVSWVLPVVVLFSLTNTLASLAGASFGLGGRAVVAVVAAICCRLAVAIAVDTRE is encoded by the coding sequence ATGTCCTCTCGTGAATCGTGGGTCTCGAACGTCGGCTTCGTTCTCGCCTCGATCGGCAGCGCGGCCGGTCTCGGGAATATCTGGCGATTCCCCTGGCTGACCGCCGGCAACGGCGGCAGCGCGTTTCTCGTCGTCTACCTGCTCATCGTCGTCGGCGTCGGCGTCCCGGGACTGCTCGCCGAGTTCGTCCTCGGTCGACGCGGCCGACAGACGCCGATCGGAGCGCTTCGCGCGCTCGTCTCCTCCCGCTGGGGGTCGGCGCTTGGAACGTTCAACGTCCTCACGACGCTCGTGATCCTCTCGTTTTATTCGGTCGTCGGTGGCTGGATCCTCCACTACGCGCTGGTCTCGCCGACCGGGGCGTACTTCGGCCAGCCCCAGCAGTACTTCGGGACTGCCAGTTACGGCCTCCAGGCGGTCGGCTTTCACCTGTTGTTTCTCGGCATCGTCGCCACGATCGTCTTCTTCGGCGTGAGCAGCGGCATCGAACGCGCCTCGAAAGTGATGCTCCCTGCCGTCGTGGTGTTGCTGGTCGCGCTCGCGGGGTGGACCGCGACCCAGCCGAACACCGCTGCAGGCTACGCGTTCTATCTCAGGTTCGACGCCGAATACCTCGCCGCCAACTTTCCGAGCGTACTCGGGCCGGCCGCGGGGCAGGCGCTGTTTACACTCTCGGTCGGCTCCGGGGCGATGCTGACCTACGCCTCCTATCTCGATGAGACCGCCTCGCTCCCGCGGGATACGCTCGTGATCGCGGTTTCGAACACCTTCATCGGCGTTCTCGCCGGGCTTGTCGTCATTCCGCTGTTGTTCTCCCAGGGCATCGACCCGGGGCAGGGCGGCCCGGGCGCGTTGTTCGTCGCGCTCCCCCCTGCGTTCGCGTCGCTCCCGGGCGGCACCGTCGTCGCGACGGCCTTCTTCGGGACCGTCCTGCTGGCCGCGGTGACCAGCGGGATCAACCTGCTCGAGACGCCGGTCGCGACGCTCGTCGACGTCTTCGACGTCCCGCGACGCCGGGCGACCCTGCTGGTCTCGGTCCTGCTCGCGGCGACCGGGAGCGGGCTGGCGCTTGCCGGGCCGATTTTCCAGTTCGTCTCGGGGACGCTCGCGGACCTGCTGTTGACCGTCGGCCTGTTCGCGTTCGTCGTGATCGTTGGCTGGCTGCTGGGTCCGGAAGCGCTCGCGGAGTTTCGCGCCGGCAGCGGCCGGTTCGACCCGCTGGCCGAATCGTGGCTGCTGACCGTCAGTTGGGTGTTGCCCGTCGTCGTCCTGTTCTCGCTGACGAACACGCTCGCATCGCTGGCCGGCGCGTCATTTGGTCTGGGCGGCCGGGCGGTCGTCGCGGTCGTCGCGGCGATCTGCTGCCGCCTTGCGGTCGCAATCGCGGTCGATACCCGAGAGTAA
- a CDS encoding potassium channel family protein: MERWQRRAVRTVAGVVVLAFLASLAYHYLMVVVEGRSPRYLQSTQVVVETLTGTGYGSDSPWESTVGNLFVIAMDLSTFLILFIVVPYVFQPVLEEALSPTVPREAEVTDHVVVCGYTSRGERLVEEFETRGVDYVVVVANRDEVLELQEAGISVIQGDPTSAAALERARVGEAASVVVDTDDEHAASAVLAVREHDEWIRVVVLCTDLSLERPIRYAGADAVMTPRHLLAQRIAERVQTEINPRVSDVTSLGEDLALVEVTIAEDSPFHGQTIGETGLIENGSVTVVGLWTDGEFVASPAPDTPIDDQLTILVAGPESELKDLERRTRTEDGRDGSVIVAGYGEVGGTVSERLRGSAVDCTVVDLEDDEGVDVVGNATDEDVLRRAGIEEASSFVVAIGDDAEAILSVLVARELAPELDIVVRMNDSANEAKARRAGADYVLNLPDISGRLLALDVLREEIISYDRQLKIVRFESNHLVGRELRDTQLPELNCTLIAVERSDGIVTDVSPSFTFERGDSLLLAGDDEAIDELESTLA; this comes from the coding sequence ATGGAGCGGTGGCAACGGCGGGCAGTGAGAACGGTCGCCGGAGTCGTGGTGCTTGCCTTTCTCGCGTCGCTGGCGTATCACTACCTCATGGTGGTCGTCGAGGGGCGGTCGCCACGGTATTTGCAGTCGACCCAGGTCGTCGTCGAGACGCTCACTGGAACCGGATACGGCTCCGACTCGCCCTGGGAGTCGACCGTCGGCAACCTCTTCGTCATCGCGATGGATCTGAGCACGTTCCTGATCCTGTTTATCGTCGTACCCTACGTCTTCCAGCCGGTCCTCGAGGAAGCGCTGTCGCCGACGGTGCCCCGCGAAGCGGAAGTCACCGATCACGTCGTCGTCTGTGGCTACACCTCCCGCGGGGAACGGCTCGTCGAGGAGTTCGAGACCCGCGGCGTCGACTACGTCGTCGTCGTGGCGAACCGCGACGAAGTGCTGGAGCTTCAGGAGGCAGGCATCTCCGTAATCCAGGGCGACCCCACATCGGCAGCGGCTCTCGAGCGGGCCCGGGTCGGGGAGGCCGCTTCCGTCGTCGTCGACACCGACGACGAACACGCCGCGAGCGCGGTGCTCGCAGTCAGGGAACACGACGAGTGGATCCGGGTCGTCGTGCTCTGTACCGACCTCTCGCTCGAGCGGCCGATCCGCTACGCCGGGGCCGACGCCGTCATGACGCCGCGGCACCTGCTGGCCCAGCGGATCGCCGAGCGCGTCCAGACGGAGATCAACCCACGGGTGAGCGACGTGACCAGCCTGGGCGAGGACCTGGCGCTCGTCGAGGTAACGATCGCGGAGGACAGCCCGTTCCACGGACAGACCATCGGGGAAACGGGACTGATCGAGAACGGGAGCGTCACCGTCGTCGGCCTGTGGACGGACGGCGAGTTCGTCGCGTCGCCGGCACCGGATACGCCCATCGACGATCAACTGACGATCCTCGTCGCCGGGCCCGAATCGGAACTGAAGGACCTCGAGCGCCGGACGCGAACCGAGGACGGGCGTGACGGTTCGGTGATCGTCGCCGGCTACGGGGAAGTCGGTGGGACGGTCAGCGAACGGTTGCGGGGGTCGGCCGTCGACTGTACGGTCGTCGATCTCGAGGACGACGAGGGCGTCGACGTCGTCGGAAACGCGACCGACGAGGACGTTCTCCGGCGGGCGGGCATCGAAGAGGCGTCGTCGTTCGTGGTCGCGATCGGGGACGACGCCGAGGCGATCCTCTCGGTGCTCGTCGCCCGCGAACTGGCACCGGAACTGGACATCGTCGTGCGGATGAACGATTCGGCGAACGAGGCCAAGGCCCGTCGGGCGGGGGCCGACTACGTGCTCAACCTGCCGGACATCAGCGGCCGCCTGCTCGCCCTCGACGTCCTCCGGGAGGAGATCATCTCCTACGACCGCCAGTTGAAGATCGTCCGCTTCGAGAGTAACCACCTCGTGGGACGCGAACTCCGGGACACGCAGTTGCCGGAGTTGAACTGCACTCTCATCGCGGTCGAACGGTCCGACGGGATCGTCACCGACGTTTCGCCGTCGTTTACGTTCGAGCGCGGGGACAGCCTGCTGCTGGCCGGCGACGACGAAGCCATCGACGAACTCGAGTCCACACTCGCGTGA